The DNA segment AGCCTGCCGCCGAGGAAGACGAGCATCCGCATGTCCAGGATCGTGAACTTCTCATTAGACGCGTCCTCGGCAAGGTCATCGCGTTCCAGCACGACGATCCGCCCACCTGGTTCCAATGCGTCGGCGCACCGGCGCAGAATGCGTCGCGCTTCGTCGTCCGACCAGTTGAGCAGCACGAACGACAGGACGATCACGTCGGCTTTGACCGGCAGGGGCTCGAAGAAGTCAGCGGCCACGGTGTTCATCCGGTCATCGAGCCCTGCCGTCCTGAAGTGTTCGGCGCCCCGCTCGCTGACCAGTGGGAGCTCCAGCAGTGTCCCGCGAACATGGGGTGCGATTTTGGCGATGGCGGCGAGGAATCCACCGATGCCACCGCCGACATCCAGTACGTGCTTGGCATTGCTCCAGTCGTATGCCGCGGCGGGCGCGTCGTAGGCCAAGTCCTGGTCGCAAGCCATCAGAGTGTCGAACGACTTCGCAAGCTCCGGGTTGGCGGCAAGGTCGTCATAGAACGGCTGCCCGTATATCGACTCGTAAGTCGGCCTGCCCGTGCGGACCGCGTCGAGCAGCCGGACGAATGCGAGGTCCGCGCGGGCCACGGCGTTGGTCAGATCGAACCAGGCACGCTGCTGGGCAGGATGGTCATCGGCCAGTAACCGGCCCGTCGTGGTCGGCTCCAGCTGATCTGGCCCAGTTTCCCTGAGGAGCCCGACTGCCACGAGGTGCCGGACGATGCGTAGGAGCGCGTTCGCATTCGTACCCGTCACCTTCGCCAGCTTCGCCGGGCTGTCGTGTCCCGCGTTGATGTGGTCGACCAGCCGCAAGGTAGCCGCGACGCGCACCGCCATCGGGGTATGCAGGCTGCCGAGTCGCAACAGGACGTCCAGTTCTCGCATACTCTGCCGCGCGGCCTCCGCACTCACCATCAACGACGCTCCTCAGGGTGTAATCGGGTCCAGTCCGATGGTCGCCAATTCGAATCAGGTGAATCTCGCCCGAGATATTTGGTCCGTCTTCGACCTTTATCAACCGTCGTAATTGTTGGCTGAGCCAGCCGCGGGAAACAAGGGATAGCCGACGTCCTCCGGATATTTCGCTAGCCAAAATAGATCGCGTTCGGAGCCAACATCCAGCTGGATTCTAGGTCGGCCGTGAACGCTCGAACCACCACTCGCGGAATGAGGAGAGCAACGTGGACTCGGCGGCTTACAAGTCGACTGTCACCGCGGCCTTCAACAGGGCAGCGGCTTCCTACGACCGGCTCGGCGTCGAATTCTTCACGCCCATGGGACGTCGCCTCATCGAGCGCGCCGCGCCGCGACCAGGCGACCGGGTACTCGACGTTGGTTGCGGTCGGGGAGCGAGCCTCTTTCCCGCCGCGGAGTTGGTCGGCCCCACCGGCCACGTGCTGGGTATCGATATCGCACCCGCGATGATCGAGGAAGCCCGCGCGGAAGCTGAACGGCAAGGCGCCACGAATGTGGAGCTTCAAGTGCTGGACGGTGAAAACCCGGATCTGCCTGCGAAGTCGTTCGACCTTGTCACCGGCAGCTACAGCGTCATCTTCATTCCCGACGCGCCCGCCGCGATGGCCAGGTACGCGAAGCTGCTGGCTGAGAACGGACGAATCGCGTTCACCAGCCCGGTGTTCACCGACGACACCTTTCCGTTTCTCCCGCCGATGTTCACCGATCTCATCCCCCAGGATCTGCTGCGCAACCTGCCGGCCGAATGGCAGCCCGAAGCATTGCGTCGACGGTTCAACAGCTGGCTAGGCAAGATCGGTGATTTGCGGAGAACCATGCGGCACGCAGGCTTCCGGGATGTCGACGTGGTCGACGAGCCTCTCCACGTGGTCGTCGATTCCGGTGAGGCGTGGGTGGACTGGTCGCACACCCAGGGCATGCGCCTGCTGTGGCAGCATCTTCCTCCCGCCGAGTCTCAGCAGCTGCGCGAACGTCTGATTGCCGCGCTGGATGCCTTGCGGGATGGTGATGGGCCGGCGCTTCTCGAAGTTCCGGTCCGGTATGTCACCGCGACCGTGCGGCACTGACCTGGCTGAGCGGGGAAGTAGCTGACAAAGGATTTCGCGGGTACGCGCCAAAGTTTCGGCGCGCCCGCGAAAGCCGGTGTTCTACCGGAACTCGTCGGCGTGTGCGGCTGC comes from the Prauserella marina genome and includes:
- a CDS encoding methyltransferase yields the protein MVSAEAARQSMRELDVLLRLGSLHTPMAVRVAATLRLVDHINAGHDSPAKLAKVTGTNANALLRIVRHLVAVGLLRETGPDQLEPTTTGRLLADDHPAQQRAWFDLTNAVARADLAFVRLLDAVRTGRPTYESIYGQPFYDDLAANPELAKSFDTLMACDQDLAYDAPAAAYDWSNAKHVLDVGGGIGGFLAAIAKIAPHVRGTLLELPLVSERGAEHFRTAGLDDRMNTVAADFFEPLPVKADVIVLSFVLLNWSDDEARRILRRCADALEPGGRIVVLERDDLAEDASNEKFTILDMRMLVFLGGRLRTRDEWSTFACSAGLTVESAEKVASPSVPFDLSLLVLAPNGEKA
- a CDS encoding class I SAM-dependent methyltransferase translates to MDSAAYKSTVTAAFNRAAASYDRLGVEFFTPMGRRLIERAAPRPGDRVLDVGCGRGASLFPAAELVGPTGHVLGIDIAPAMIEEARAEAERQGATNVELQVLDGENPDLPAKSFDLVTGSYSVIFIPDAPAAMARYAKLLAENGRIAFTSPVFTDDTFPFLPPMFTDLIPQDLLRNLPAEWQPEALRRRFNSWLGKIGDLRRTMRHAGFRDVDVVDEPLHVVVDSGEAWVDWSHTQGMRLLWQHLPPAESQQLRERLIAALDALRDGDGPALLEVPVRYVTATVRH